One Mucilaginibacter ginkgonis genomic region harbors:
- a CDS encoding SDR family oxidoreductase has translation MKNFENKVVVITGGNSGIGYATAKEFKDAGAQVIITGKRADALDASAATLGVKGVLADQSKLTDIDKLVTEVGNTVGKVDVLFINAGVAFFMPIAHTSEEQFDTMMDVNFKGSFFTLQKFLAILNDGASVVFLASGNTALNMPNSSVYSASKSAMSHLAKIAAKELAPRKIRVNTVNPGPTETEMQGKFGMDDATLKSMRDMIIGQVPLAKMGTPNDVAKLVAYLSDNTTSSFITGAEFFIDGGMAL, from the coding sequence ATGAAAAATTTTGAGAATAAGGTGGTTGTAATAACCGGCGGCAACAGCGGTATAGGCTACGCAACAGCAAAAGAATTTAAGGATGCAGGCGCCCAAGTGATAATCACAGGCAAACGCGCAGATGCGCTTGATGCATCTGCAGCAACATTGGGTGTAAAAGGCGTGTTGGCAGATCAATCTAAGCTAACTGACATCGACAAACTAGTAACAGAAGTTGGCAACACTGTTGGAAAAGTAGATGTGCTATTCATTAATGCCGGCGTCGCTTTTTTCATGCCGATAGCGCATACATCTGAAGAGCAATTTGATACAATGATGGATGTAAACTTTAAAGGCAGCTTTTTCACGCTTCAAAAGTTTTTGGCGATTTTAAACGATGGCGCGTCTGTAGTTTTCCTGGCATCTGGCAATACAGCACTCAATATGCCAAATAGTTCGGTCTATTCCGCAAGTAAGTCGGCAATGAGCCATCTGGCAAAGATAGCCGCAAAGGAACTGGCACCTCGTAAAATAAGGGTCAACACAGTAAATCCGGGGCCAACCGAAACAGAGATGCAAGGCAAATTTGGTATGGACGATGCTACGCTAAAAAGTATGCGCGACATGATCATTGGCCAGGTGCCTCTGGCCAAAATGGGTACGCCAAATGATGTGGCCAAGCTGGTTGCATATTTATCTGATAACACCACCTCATCATTTATTACCGGCGCCGAATTTTTTATCGACGGCGGTATGGCCCTTTAA
- a CDS encoding acyl-CoA thioesterase, producing the protein MLPNYQIKLRWSDLDPNFHLRHSRYYDLASQCRLEVLANYGLTVKVMEDQHFAPVLLREECVFMREIKFTDTVYIKLTIVSVSEDGLKWTILHEFIDDKNKTKAKLTVDITWLNVQTRRLAKPVPQPALDMYHALMADQ; encoded by the coding sequence ATGCTACCAAACTATCAGATAAAGCTTCGCTGGTCAGACCTCGACCCTAATTTCCATTTACGGCATAGCCGTTATTATGATCTGGCATCGCAATGCCGGTTAGAGGTACTGGCTAACTACGGACTGACCGTGAAGGTAATGGAAGATCAGCATTTTGCACCGGTGCTGCTCCGCGAAGAATGCGTTTTTATGCGTGAGATAAAATTTACAGACACCGTCTATATCAAGCTGACGATTGTAAGCGTATCCGAAGATGGCTTGAAATGGACCATCCTGCATGAATTTATTGACGATAAGAATAAAACCAAGGCCAAACTCACTGTCGATATCACCTGGCTTAACGTACAAACCCGCCGGCTGGCTAAACCGGTACCGCAACCGGCTTTGGATATGTACCACGCCCTGATGGCGGATCAATAA
- a CDS encoding (Fe-S)-binding protein translates to MIGQILFLLILAAAVAFFTRNAGKIRRNIKLGRPLDRSDNPAERWKTMARVALGQSKMVKRPFAALLHVFVYVGFVIINIEVLEILIDGVFGSHRVFSQPLGSLYGLLIGGFEVLALLVLISCLIFLARRNIVRLKRFTGIEMTAWPKGDANYILITEVLLMAAFLTMNAADHKLQLLHFGHYLQAGSFPVSDLLSPLLPADTKALVIIERGCWWFHIIGILVFLNYLPYSKHFHILLAFPNTYYSKLTPKGQFNNMASVTGEVKAMLDPSFVPETAEASRFGAKDVTDLTWKNLMDAYTCTECGRCTSVCPANITGKLLSPRKIMMDTRDRVTEIGNNIDKHGKDHQDGKTLLHDYITAEELWACTTCNACTEACPVNIDPLNIIVEMRRYLVMEESQAPTGLNNMFGNIENNGAPWKYAAADRFNWKPL, encoded by the coding sequence ATGATAGGCCAGATCCTGTTTTTATTAATCCTTGCTGCTGCCGTTGCGTTTTTTACGCGTAATGCCGGTAAGATACGTCGTAACATTAAATTGGGCCGGCCGCTTGACCGAAGCGACAACCCTGCCGAGCGATGGAAAACAATGGCGCGTGTAGCCCTTGGACAAAGCAAAATGGTTAAGCGCCCTTTTGCGGCTTTACTGCATGTATTTGTTTACGTGGGCTTTGTGATCATCAATATAGAGGTGCTTGAAATATTGATCGATGGTGTATTTGGTTCGCACAGGGTTTTTTCTCAACCATTAGGCAGTTTATATGGCTTGCTTATTGGCGGTTTTGAGGTGCTGGCATTATTGGTGCTGATATCATGCCTAATTTTCCTGGCAAGGAGAAACATTGTAAGATTAAAACGTTTTACAGGCATTGAAATGACGGCCTGGCCAAAAGGCGATGCCAACTATATTCTCATAACAGAAGTATTGCTCATGGCCGCGTTCCTGACCATGAATGCCGCCGACCACAAGCTTCAGCTATTGCATTTCGGCCATTATTTACAGGCGGGCAGTTTCCCGGTAAGTGACCTGCTGTCGCCTTTGTTGCCTGCCGATACTAAAGCTTTGGTGATTATAGAGCGCGGCTGCTGGTGGTTCCATATTATCGGTATCCTGGTATTTTTAAATTACCTGCCCTACTCTAAGCATTTTCACATCCTGCTGGCATTCCCAAACACGTACTACTCAAAACTGACACCTAAGGGCCAATTCAATAATATGGCATCGGTAACAGGCGAGGTAAAAGCAATGCTTGACCCATCATTCGTTCCGGAAACCGCAGAGGCATCGCGTTTCGGCGCAAAAGATGTTACCGACCTTACTTGGAAAAACCTGATGGATGCCTATACCTGCACCGAGTGTGGCAGGTGCACCAGTGTATGCCCTGCAAATATTACGGGCAAACTACTTTCGCCGCGAAAGATCATGATGGACACCCGCGACCGTGTTACCGAAATTGGAAATAACATTGACAAGCATGGCAAAGACCATCAGGACGGGAAAACATTATTGCATGATTATATCACTGCCGAGGAATTATGGGCCTGCACAACCTGCAATGCATGCACAGAGGCTTGCCCCGTGAATATAGACCCGCTAAACATTATCGTAGAGATGCGCCGTTATCTGGTAATGGAAGAGTCACAAGCGCCAACAGGTCTCAATAACATGTTCGGCAACATTGAAAATAACGGCGCGCCATGGAAATACGCTGCCGCGGATAGGTTTAACTGGAAACCCCTTTAA
- a CDS encoding winged helix-turn-helix transcriptional regulator → MKEKGKSHDDCSHVHLAIQDTLYVVNGKWKLLILSILINNGTKRFGELSRESGISPRILSKELQELELNQLVTRKVCDTKPVTVEYSATAYAGTLKEVIDAMIRWGENHRKRILSQ, encoded by the coding sequence ATGAAAGAAAAAGGTAAATCGCATGATGATTGCAGCCATGTTCATTTGGCAATTCAAGACACGTTATATGTGGTTAACGGCAAGTGGAAGCTGCTGATACTCTCCATTCTGATAAATAACGGCACAAAACGTTTTGGCGAATTATCACGCGAATCGGGCATTTCACCACGCATTTTATCTAAAGAATTACAAGAATTGGAATTGAACCAACTGGTTACGCGCAAAGTGTGCGATACTAAGCCTGTTACCGTAGAATACAGTGCCACCGCCTATGCCGGAACATTGAAAGAAGTAATAGATGCCATGATCCGCTGGGGCGAGAACCACCGGAAAAGGATATTGAGCCAATAA
- a CDS encoding DoxX family protein: MNLKTKKITGWVLTAIISFMLTASASDKIIGSEHALVMTKSFGISAETYRILGLIEISSVILFAIPRTGILGTLLLSSYLGGAIATHLQHQQNILFPMAIEAVIWIAAVIRFDELSQRLLARKF; this comes from the coding sequence ATGAATTTGAAAACGAAGAAAATTACAGGCTGGGTATTAACCGCAATCATTTCGTTTATGCTGACTGCCTCTGCTTCTGATAAAATAATTGGGAGTGAGCATGCTTTAGTGATGACCAAATCGTTTGGTATCTCGGCAGAAACCTATCGTATCCTCGGACTGATCGAGATAAGTTCCGTTATCCTGTTTGCTATACCGCGTACCGGGATTTTAGGCACCTTGCTGCTATCGTCTTACCTGGGCGGAGCCATAGCTACCCATTTGCAGCATCAGCAAAACATCCTTTTTCCAATGGCTATCGAAGCCGTGATCTGGATAGCAGCGGTTATAAGATTTGACGAATTAAGCCAAAGGCTGTTAGCGCGGAAATTCTAA
- a CDS encoding BlaI/MecI/CopY family transcriptional regulator, translated as MELKELTRAEEQLMQVLWDIEKGYVKDVIEQLPEPKPAYNTVSTFIRILETKGFVGHTAYGKSHEYYPLVSKEQYQNFATDKLLSGYFDNSVQSMFSFFVKKEKIDMKEADEILKLIEELKQK; from the coding sequence ATGGAACTAAAAGAATTAACGCGCGCCGAGGAGCAACTGATGCAAGTGCTTTGGGATATTGAAAAAGGTTATGTAAAAGATGTGATAGAACAACTGCCCGAGCCAAAGCCTGCTTACAATACGGTTTCGACGTTCATCCGCATATTGGAAACCAAAGGATTTGTAGGCCATACAGCATACGGCAAAAGCCACGAGTATTATCCGCTGGTGAGTAAAGAACAGTATCAGAATTTCGCGACGGATAAATTGCTGAGCGGCTACTTCGACAACTCGGTGCAGAGCATGTTCTCTTTTTTTGTGAAAAAGGAAAAGATTGACATGAAAGAGGCCGATGAGATCTTAAAACTGATTGAAGAACTTAAACAAAAATAA
- a CDS encoding FG-GAP-like repeat-containing protein: protein MQSLVKGICNKFFILAGIAVLGILFSCKKSSHEQMIAILKHQAALDANPKNPFNYESLLKQTDSLLMLAKNKDNVQLKLTKGQLLLKAGREQDAVNIYESVINKVPPMYKTQALSDMAIAYMRLGERTNCMQNHNGSSCIFPIKDGGLHKIQTGSRKAIEIYKKLLTDNPKDYESKWLLNIAYMTLGGYPQDVPAQFLLKGLNNDGAYKVKPYKDMAADLGLDINGMSGGVIVDDFNNDGYLDIITSGWGLSDPMHYFRSNKNGTFTDVTKNSGLTGITGGLNITQTDYNNDGNIDIYVMRGAWRGQGYGNQPSSLLRNNGDGTFTDVTIESGLLAFHPTQTCAWADFNNDGWLDLFVGYENLGWLDEGGPHPCALFINNHDGTFTNKAAQAHCDMLMYVKGAVSADFNKDGWPDIFLSCLDGKRLLKNKRKKGELVDFEDVTVKAGINNTVSKTFSTFFFDYNNDGWPDIIAGDFNNEKNLGYFAGAEASGDQVPGAGYENLFKNNGDGTFTDVTKSAGLDKVVFAMGTNFGDINNDGWPDMYFGTGNPSFKSLVPNKLFMNIDGKKFADVTTSSRIGNLQKGHAVAFADLRNTGLQDIFIEMGGAYKGDSYTSSLYVNPGQNNNNWISLKLEGKKANKAAIGSHIKVTFTENGKKRSVYKDVNSGGSFGSSPLRQEIGIGTAKIIDEIDITWAGSNTSQHFKNIKPNQYLHLVEGESNFKVIKLNKLTFKSKIQQMGMSMPM, encoded by the coding sequence ATGCAATCGCTCGTGAAAGGCATTTGTAATAAATTTTTTATCCTGGCAGGCATAGCTGTTTTGGGCATTTTGTTCAGCTGTAAAAAATCATCGCATGAGCAAATGATCGCGATCTTGAAGCACCAGGCTGCGTTAGATGCTAATCCCAAAAATCCTTTTAATTATGAGAGTTTGCTAAAGCAAACAGACTCGCTGTTAATGTTAGCAAAAAATAAGGATAACGTTCAATTAAAGCTTACAAAGGGCCAATTATTGCTAAAAGCGGGCCGTGAACAAGACGCCGTAAACATTTATGAAAGTGTAATAAATAAGGTGCCGCCTATGTACAAAACGCAGGCACTTTCTGATATGGCAATTGCATACATGCGATTAGGCGAACGTACCAATTGTATGCAAAACCACAATGGTTCGTCCTGTATTTTCCCGATCAAAGACGGCGGGCTGCATAAAATCCAAACCGGATCGCGCAAGGCAATAGAAATTTACAAGAAACTGCTCACAGATAACCCTAAGGACTATGAGTCAAAGTGGCTGCTGAATATTGCATACATGACGCTGGGTGGTTATCCGCAAGACGTACCCGCTCAATTTCTGTTAAAAGGCCTGAACAACGATGGCGCTTATAAAGTAAAGCCATATAAGGATATGGCTGCAGACCTTGGCCTTGATATTAACGGCATGTCTGGTGGTGTTATAGTTGATGATTTTAATAATGACGGCTACCTGGACATTATTACTTCGGGCTGGGGATTGAGCGACCCAATGCATTATTTCCGAAGTAATAAAAACGGGACGTTTACAGATGTTACTAAGAATAGCGGGCTTACAGGTATCACCGGTGGACTAAATATTACCCAAACAGATTATAATAACGACGGCAACATTGATATCTACGTAATGCGTGGCGCATGGCGCGGCCAGGGGTATGGGAACCAACCAAGTTCTTTACTAAGAAATAACGGTGACGGCACCTTCACCGATGTCACCATTGAGAGCGGGTTGCTTGCGTTTCATCCTACGCAAACGTGTGCCTGGGCCGATTTTAATAACGATGGGTGGCTTGATCTTTTTGTGGGTTACGAAAATTTGGGATGGTTAGACGAGGGCGGCCCCCACCCGTGTGCGCTTTTTATAAATAACCATGATGGGACTTTCACTAATAAGGCGGCGCAGGCGCATTGCGATATGTTGATGTATGTGAAAGGTGCGGTGTCTGCTGATTTTAATAAAGATGGCTGGCCCGATATTTTTTTATCGTGCCTTGATGGTAAACGCTTACTTAAAAATAAAAGAAAGAAAGGTGAACTGGTAGATTTTGAAGACGTAACTGTTAAAGCAGGTATAAATAATACCGTGTCTAAAACCTTCAGCACTTTTTTCTTTGATTACAATAATGACGGTTGGCCCGATATCATTGCCGGGGACTTCAATAACGAAAAAAACCTTGGATATTTTGCCGGGGCAGAGGCAAGTGGAGATCAGGTACCTGGCGCTGGTTATGAAAATCTTTTTAAGAATAATGGCGACGGCACATTTACAGACGTTACAAAAAGCGCCGGCCTTGATAAAGTGGTATTTGCAATGGGTACCAATTTTGGTGACATCAATAACGACGGGTGGCCGGATATGTATTTCGGAACCGGTAACCCCAGCTTCAAATCACTTGTGCCAAATAAATTGTTCATGAACATAGATGGAAAAAAATTTGCAGATGTAACCACATCATCGCGCATCGGTAACCTGCAAAAAGGCCACGCTGTCGCGTTTGCAGATCTACGTAATACAGGCCTGCAGGATATTTTTATTGAAATGGGCGGTGCTTATAAAGGCGACTCTTATACCAGCTCATTGTATGTAAATCCCGGCCAAAATAATAATAACTGGATTAGTCTGAAGCTAGAAGGGAAAAAGGCAAATAAGGCAGCAATTGGGAGCCACATTAAAGTAACGTTTACAGAAAACGGTAAAAAGCGTTCTGTTTATAAAGACGTAAACTCCGGTGGCAGCTTCGGTTCGTCGCCGTTGCGGCAAGAAATTGGCATCGGCACGGCTAAGATCATAGATGAGATCGACATTACCTGGGCGGGCAGCAACACCTCGCAACATTTTAAAAACATCAAGCCGAATCAATATTTACATCTGGTAGAAGGCGAATCAAATTTTAAGGTGATAAAATTGAATAAGCTAACGTTTAAGTCGAAGATACAGCAGATGGGTATGTCTATGCCTATGTAG
- a CDS encoding (Fe-S)-binding protein: MAEMVAEGKTPEILFWVGCAGCFDERAQSITRSICKILQHVGISYAVLGTEESCTGDPAKRAGNEFLFQMQAITNIEILNAYEIKKIVTGCPHCFNTIKNEYPQLGGSYEVIHHTQLIQQLIDEGKLKTEGGESFKGKRITYHDACYLGRGNNVYEAPRSALEILDAELIEMKRCRSNGLCCGAGGAQMFKEPERGNKDVNIERMEDVLQAKADIVASACPFCMTMLRDGVKNKEKEQEIQVLDIAEITAQANGL; this comes from the coding sequence ATGGCCGAAATGGTCGCGGAAGGCAAAACGCCTGAAATTTTGTTTTGGGTGGGTTGCGCAGGCTGTTTCGATGAGCGTGCGCAAAGTATTACGCGCAGCATCTGTAAAATATTGCAGCATGTAGGCATCAGCTACGCGGTGTTGGGTACAGAAGAAAGTTGTACCGGCGACCCGGCCAAACGCGCCGGTAATGAGTTCTTGTTTCAGATGCAGGCCATCACCAACATCGAGATACTAAATGCTTACGAGATCAAGAAAATAGTAACGGGCTGCCCGCACTGTTTCAATACCATCAAAAATGAATATCCGCAATTGGGCGGAAGCTATGAGGTGATCCACCATACGCAGCTGATACAGCAGTTGATAGACGAAGGCAAACTTAAAACCGAAGGCGGCGAAAGCTTTAAAGGCAAGCGCATTACCTATCACGATGCTTGTTACCTGGGTCGCGGCAACAACGTTTATGAAGCACCCCGCAGCGCATTAGAAATTCTGGATGCCGAACTTATTGAAATGAAGCGCTGCCGCAGCAACGGCTTGTGCTGCGGCGCAGGTGGAGCGCAGATGTTTAAAGAACCCGAACGCGGCAACAAAGACGTAAACATTGAGCGTATGGAAGACGTGCTGCAAGCTAAGGCAGATATAGTAGCCTCTGCCTGCCCATTTTGCATGACCATGTTGCGCGATGGTGTGAAAAACAAAGAGAAGGAACAAGAAATACAGGTACTGGATATCGCTGAGATAACTGCGCAG
- a CDS encoding MBL fold metallo-hydrolase RNA specificity domain-containing protein: protein MYITFHGAARHVTGSKHLIHLNNDTQILLDCGMFQGMQNADDLNGHFGFVPEKVDYMVLSHAHIDHCGLIPRLVAEGFKGPIFCTPPTMHLARILLADSARIQESDAEFDNRHRHGGDETPPLYTEEDAMNALHQFKVVEYGEDFDISPDIKLRFTDAGHLLGSAAVHLSINEDGKTTNITFSGDVGRYGDMILRSPAKFEQADYILLESTYGDSLHKDLKPIENALHDVIQHTCMVRHGKVIIPAFSVGRTQELLYALNALELDGRLPDVPYYVDSPLADEATQVLKEHPEVYNNEVKKVMQTDADPFDFKGLHFIKSTQESIALNDDPRPCVIISASGMAEAGRVRHHIKNNIGQEKNTILIVGYCEPSSLGGHLLNGDKVVRIFHEEVDVKADVRSIKSMSAHGDYEDLLKFVSCQDPAKVKQLFLVHGEYPVQQHFADKLKKAGFENIEIPYQHQKIELE, encoded by the coding sequence ATGTATATAACTTTTCATGGCGCCGCGCGGCACGTAACCGGCAGCAAACATTTAATACACTTAAATAACGATACCCAAATACTATTAGACTGTGGCATGTTTCAAGGCATGCAGAATGCCGACGACCTGAACGGACATTTTGGCTTTGTGCCCGAGAAGGTAGATTATATGGTACTCTCTCACGCGCATATTGACCATTGCGGATTGATTCCGCGATTGGTTGCCGAAGGTTTCAAGGGCCCAATATTTTGCACCCCGCCTACCATGCACCTGGCCAGGATATTACTGGCCGACTCGGCACGGATACAAGAAAGTGATGCCGAGTTTGATAACAGGCATCGGCATGGCGGTGACGAAACGCCCCCACTTTATACCGAAGAAGATGCCATGAACGCGCTGCACCAATTTAAGGTAGTTGAGTATGGTGAAGACTTTGACATTTCGCCGGATATAAAACTGCGCTTTACAGACGCGGGTCACCTGCTGGGCAGCGCTGCTGTACACCTTTCCATTAATGAAGATGGCAAGACTACCAATATTACTTTTAGTGGCGATGTAGGCCGTTATGGTGATATGATACTGCGCAGCCCGGCTAAGTTTGAGCAGGCTGATTATATACTATTAGAATCAACTTACGGCGATTCGCTGCATAAAGACCTGAAGCCTATAGAGAATGCTCTGCACGATGTGATACAACACACTTGTATGGTTAGGCATGGCAAGGTGATCATCCCGGCTTTTAGTGTAGGCCGTACCCAGGAATTGCTTTACGCTTTAAACGCGCTGGAACTTGATGGCCGCTTGCCCGATGTGCCTTACTATGTGGACAGTCCGCTGGCTGATGAAGCTACGCAAGTACTTAAAGAACACCCAGAGGTTTATAACAATGAGGTGAAAAAGGTAATGCAAACCGATGCAGATCCTTTCGACTTTAAAGGCTTGCACTTTATAAAAAGCACGCAGGAATCTATAGCGCTTAATGACGACCCGCGACCATGTGTCATCATATCCGCGTCGGGTATGGCAGAGGCCGGCCGGGTGAGGCACCACATCAAAAACAACATCGGTCAGGAAAAAAATACCATTCTGATTGTTGGCTACTGTGAACCATCATCGCTGGGCGGGCACTTGCTTAACGGCGACAAAGTAGTGCGCATTTTCCATGAAGAGGTTGATGTGAAAGCCGATGTGCGATCCATAAAATCTATGAGCGCGCACGGCGATTATGAAGACTTGCTAAAGTTTGTATCGTGCCAGGATCCGGCTAAAGTAAAGCAGCTGTTCCTTGTTCATGGCGAATACCCTGTGCAGCAGCACTTTGCAGATAAGCTAAAAAAGGCAGGTTTCGAAAATATAGAGATACCATATCAGCATCAAAAAATAGAATTGGAGTAG
- a CDS encoding SDR family oxidoreductase — protein sequence MKILLTGATGYIGRRLLPVLLEDGHTVVCLVRDKDRLDVKKYKPEQVEVAEGNLSDPSSLKDLPKNIDAAYYLVHSMDAASGDFSEEEQKTAQNFVNFIDSTNVRQIIYLGGIVNKDKLSKHLASRKAVEEELRKSKVPVTALRAGIIVGSGSASFEIIRDLVEKLPLMIAPKWIETRCQPIAIRNVIQFLSGVLNKEDTYNEHYDIYGPDRLTYKQMLMQFAEVRKLKRRIITVPFFTPKLSSFWLYFITSTSYTLAKNLVDSMKVDVIPKENDLASRLNIELIPYKEAINMAFEKIEQNLVLSSWNDAGDNRIFAKGLSKHIEIPKFGVFTDNQIQEAKDPQKALNRMFAIGGRNGWYYANWLWRFRGFLDRLFGGVGLRRGRKNAAEVSPGDALDFWRVILSSREDKRLLLYAEMKLPGEAWLEFKMDKNNCMTQTATFRPLGLAGRLYWYSMLPFHHFIFKGMLSKIVE from the coding sequence ATGAAGATACTGCTTACAGGCGCCACCGGCTACATAGGCCGTAGGTTATTGCCGGTACTATTGGAAGACGGGCACACGGTAGTTTGTCTTGTGCGCGATAAGGACCGTCTCGACGTCAAAAAATACAAACCAGAACAGGTAGAGGTTGCAGAAGGTAACCTTTCTGATCCGTCTTCATTGAAAGATCTGCCTAAAAACATAGACGCGGCTTACTACCTGGTGCATTCCATGGATGCTGCAAGCGGCGATTTCAGCGAGGAAGAGCAAAAAACAGCGCAGAACTTCGTAAATTTTATAGATTCGACCAATGTGCGGCAGATCATTTACCTGGGCGGTATTGTTAATAAAGATAAGTTGAGTAAGCATCTGGCCAGCCGCAAAGCGGTTGAAGAAGAGTTGCGTAAGAGCAAGGTGCCAGTTACCGCGTTAAGGGCAGGCATTATTGTCGGCTCGGGCAGTGCATCTTTCGAGATCATTCGCGACCTGGTAGAAAAATTGCCTTTGATGATCGCACCAAAATGGATAGAGACCAGGTGCCAGCCTATCGCGATACGCAACGTAATCCAGTTTTTATCGGGCGTGTTGAATAAAGAGGATACTTACAATGAGCACTATGATATTTACGGCCCCGACAGGCTTACCTATAAGCAAATGCTTATGCAGTTTGCCGAAGTGAGAAAGCTAAAAAGGAGGATCATAACCGTGCCGTTTTTTACCCCAAAGTTGTCCTCGTTTTGGTTGTATTTTATTACATCTACTTCATACACGCTGGCTAAAAATCTGGTCGATAGCATGAAAGTAGATGTTATTCCTAAAGAGAACGACCTGGCAAGTCGTCTGAATATCGAACTTATCCCTTATAAAGAAGCCATTAACATGGCGTTCGAAAAGATTGAGCAAAACCTGGTGCTGTCCAGCTGGAATGACGCGGGCGATAACCGCATATTTGCCAAAGGCTTGAGCAAGCACATAGAAATACCCAAGTTCGGGGTTTTTACTGATAACCAGATACAGGAAGCAAAAGATCCGCAAAAGGCTTTGAACCGCATGTTCGCCATCGGTGGCCGTAACGGCTGGTACTATGCCAACTGGCTATGGCGTTTCCGTGGATTTTTGGACAGGTTGTTTGGCGGGGTAGGCCTGCGCCGCGGGCGCAAAAACGCGGCAGAGGTATCGCCGGGCGATGCCCTGGATTTTTGGCGGGTAATATTATCCAGCCGTGAAGACAAACGCCTGCTTCTTTATGCCGAAATGAAACTTCCCGGCGAAGCCTGGCTTGAGTTTAAGATGGATAAAAACAACTGCATGACCCAAACCGCAACCTTTCGCCCGTTAGGGCTTGCCGGCAGGTTGTATTGGTACAGCATGCTGCCTTTTCACCATTTTATATTTAAAGGCATGCTGAGCAAGATTGTGGAGTAA